A genomic segment from Candidatus Woesearchaeota archaeon encodes:
- a CDS encoding valine--tRNA ligase has product MMELPKRYNPKESEHNWQRYWQEQKIFAFDAQDKKKEIYSVDTPPPTVSGKMHLGHAFSYTQQDFMVRFHRMLGKNVFYPFGTDNNGVATERLIEKLKKVKAKQMERQDFVKLCLKTIKEELIPQYTEDMKKLGLSCDFSLFYNTIDPHSQKISQKSFIDLYKKGREYRKDAPTMWCPACETGISQVECEDKKTDSYFNDIVFKVKNSEDKEQDLVIATTRPELLPACVAVFYHPEDKRYQNYNGKKAKVPLFDFEVPILPDSRADPEKGTGIVMCCTFGDQTDMEWQKAHSLPIKLAISPDGKMTAISGKYKGMTISPARKAIIEDLKTAGLLLSQKPIKHAVNVHERCGTEIEYLKAKQWFIKYLDLKEEMLKWGSKLNWFPHHMKSRYDHWVKGLQWDWMISRQRFFGVPFPLWYCKKCGEVILAKEEDLPVDPIKHSPPSEKCPKCGSAEFTPEKDIMDTWATSSLTPQIAAQLIKDKAMQEKLYPMSLRPQAHDIITFWLFNTVVKSRLHNGVNPWKDVAISGHAQDPHGKKMSKSKGNVVEPQEMIRKYSADALRFWAAGSKLGDDLPFQEKDLVTGQKFITKLWNASKFAFMHLEDYDLSKPDNLELIDRWVLSKLSKLVKSSTESFMNYEYSKTKLNVEKFFWHKFCDNYLEIVKDRLYNPGKRGKEARSSAQYSLYNTLSSILKMMAPIMPHITEDIYQLYFAKKENRKSIHISDWPQLDFVDDSAEKIGDFAIAVIEHSRRAKSEKKVSLKASISQMFVRGKMPAEDFEKVKPEIKASTKAEIIEYEQLPAKSEAEFACELEL; this is encoded by the coding sequence ATTATGGAATTGCCTAAGCGCTACAATCCAAAAGAATCAGAGCACAATTGGCAGAGGTACTGGCAGGAGCAGAAAATTTTTGCTTTCGATGCACAAGACAAAAAAAAGGAAATATATTCAGTAGATACCCCTCCCCCTACTGTCAGCGGAAAGATGCATTTGGGGCACGCTTTCAGCTATACCCAGCAGGATTTCATGGTAAGGTTTCACAGGATGCTTGGCAAAAATGTTTTCTACCCTTTCGGCACAGACAACAATGGCGTGGCCACAGAACGTTTGATAGAAAAGCTAAAGAAAGTTAAGGCAAAGCAGATGGAAAGGCAGGATTTTGTTAAATTATGCCTAAAGACCATAAAGGAAGAGCTCATACCCCAGTATACAGAAGATATGAAAAAACTTGGCTTAAGCTGTGATTTCAGCCTTTTTTACAATACAATCGACCCCCATTCCCAGAAAATCAGCCAGAAAAGCTTCATAGACCTCTATAAAAAAGGCAGGGAATACAGGAAAGATGCTCCAACAATGTGGTGTCCTGCATGTGAAACAGGAATAAGCCAGGTCGAATGCGAAGATAAAAAGACAGATTCATACTTTAATGATATAGTATTTAAAGTAAAAAACAGCGAAGACAAAGAGCAGGATTTAGTCATAGCAACCACCCGGCCCGAATTGCTGCCTGCCTGCGTAGCAGTGTTTTACCATCCCGAAGACAAGAGATATCAGAATTATAATGGAAAAAAAGCTAAAGTTCCCCTTTTTGATTTTGAAGTTCCTATCCTGCCCGATTCAAGGGCAGACCCTGAAAAAGGCACTGGAATAGTAATGTGCTGTACATTCGGGGATCAGACAGATATGGAATGGCAAAAAGCCCACAGCCTTCCTATTAAGCTGGCCATATCCCCAGACGGCAAGATGACCGCAATTTCCGGAAAATACAAAGGAATGACCATATCCCCGGCAAGAAAGGCAATTATAGAAGATTTAAAAACTGCAGGGCTGCTTTTGTCCCAAAAGCCAATCAAACATGCTGTTAATGTCCACGAAAGATGCGGCACAGAGATAGAATACCTGAAAGCAAAGCAATGGTTCATAAAATACCTGGACCTTAAGGAAGAGATGCTGAAATGGGGCTCAAAGCTAAACTGGTTCCCTCATCATATGAAATCAAGGTATGATCACTGGGTAAAGGGGCTGCAGTGGGACTGGATGATTTCAAGGCAGCGTTTCTTCGGAGTGCCTTTTCCGCTCTGGTATTGTAAGAAATGTGGCGAAGTTATTCTCGCTAAGGAAGAAGACTTGCCGGTAGACCCAATCAAACACTCTCCCCCATCAGAAAAATGCCCCAAATGCGGCTCTGCAGAATTCACGCCCGAGAAGGATATCATGGACACATGGGCAACCAGCTCCTTAACTCCCCAGATTGCAGCTCAGCTTATCAAAGACAAAGCCATGCAGGAAAAGCTGTATCCTATGTCATTGAGGCCACAGGCCCACGACATAATAACATTCTGGCTTTTCAATACTGTGGTTAAGTCAAGGTTGCATAACGGCGTAAACCCGTGGAAAGACGTGGCAATAAGCGGCCATGCACAGGATCCGCATGGAAAAAAGATGAGCAAGAGCAAAGGCAATGTAGTCGAGCCCCAGGAAATGATAAGGAAATACTCTGCTGACGCACTAAGATTTTGGGCAGCAGGCTCAAAGCTCGGAGATGACCTCCCATTCCAGGAAAAAGACCTTGTTACGGGCCAGAAGTTCATAACAAAACTGTGGAATGCATCGAAATTTGCATTTATGCACCTGGAAGATTATGATTTATCGAAGCCGGATAATCTGGAGCTCATTGACAGGTGGGTTTTATCGAAATTATCAAAACTTGTTAAGTCATCTACAGAGAGCTTCATGAATTACGAATATTCCAAAACCAAGCTTAATGTGGAAAAGTTTTTCTGGCATAAGTTCTGCGATAATTACCTGGAAATTGTAAAAGACCGCCTTTACAACCCTGGCAAAAGGGGGAAAGAAGCAAGAAGCTCTGCCCAATATTCGTTATACAATACATTATCCTCAATCCTGAAAATGATGGCCCCGATTATGCCCCACATAACAGAAGATATATACCAGCTTTATTTTGCAAAAAAGGAAAACAGGAAATCTATTCATATTTCAGATTGGCCGCAGCTGGATTTTGTCGATGATAGCGCGGAAAAAATAGGCGATTTTGCGATAGCTGTTATAGAGCACTCGCGAAGGGCAAAATCCGAAAAGAAGGTTTCTTTGAAGGCATCCATAAGCCAGATGTTCGTGAGGGGAAAAATGCCTGCAGAGGATTTCGAAAAAGTAAAACCAGAGATAAAAGCTTCCACAAAAGCTGAAATAATAGAATATGAGCAGCTGCCTGCCAAATCAGAAGCAGAATTTGCCTGCGAACTCGAGCTCTAA